A region of Coccinella septempunctata chromosome 5, icCocSept1.1, whole genome shotgun sequence DNA encodes the following proteins:
- the LOC123313509 gene encoding uncharacterized protein LOC123313509: protein MCNMADLEFQERVCSLCGVEFSTISAKNKHLRNIHNVIITTTWKSHIICPLCKTNESKCGTYKKLETHLSLLHNIKLEFETHHFTNQESYAQWFETERLDMVYAVHGVKKYKDYMLKSYVCNRSNSKGFQSKRSSKEKVGGSIKINGVCPSRIETKIQPTGQTFSRFWKTHVGHEE from the exons ATGTGTAACATGGCAGATTTGGAATTCCAGGAAAGAGTTTGCTCACTTTGTGGTGTGGAATTTTCTACAATTTCAGCGAAAAATAAGCATTTGCGAAATATTCATAATGTGATCATCACTACGACTTGGAAGTCTCATATTATTTGCCCACTTTGTAAAACAAATGAATCTAAATGTGGAACATACAAAAAATTGGAAACTCATTTATCATTGCTGCACAATATTAAATTGGAGTTTGAGACTCATCACTTCACTAATCAAGAAAGTTATGCACAATGGTTCGAGACAGAGAGACTGGATATGGTTTATGCAGTCCATGGtgtgaaaaaatataaagattATATGCTGAAGTCGTATGTTTGTAACAGAAGTAATTCAAAAG GGTTTCAAAGTAAAAGAAGTTCTAAAGAAAAAGTGGGGGGCTCCATCAAGATCAATGGAGTATGCCCATCTCGTATTGAAACCAAGATTCAGCCAACAG GACAGACTTTTTCAAGATTTTGGAAAACACATGTCGGTCATGAAGAGTAA
- the LOC123313510 gene encoding ER membrane protein complex subunit 6, which translates to MANKNKIEKVAYNELAIRYNLSQVEYVRTSMAALSGCTAGLLGLTGLYGATFYIFAVTSLWLMVLFKAGSKTWKNYFISRKGLLTNGFFGHLFTYILCWTFIYGMVHVY; encoded by the exons ATGgctaacaaaaataaaatagaaaaagtTGCATATAATGAGTTAGCTATAAGATACAACCTTTCTCAGGTAGAATATGTAAGAACTTCAATGGCAGCTTTGTCAGGATGTACTGCTG gACTTCTAGGCCTGACAGGTTTATATGGAGCCACCTTTTACATATTTGCTGTTACAAGCCTTTGGCTGATGGTGCTTTTCAAAGCAGGTTCCAAAACATGGAAGAACTATTTTATTTCACGTAAAGGATTATTAACAAATGGATTTTTTGGACATTTATTCACGTATATTCTTTGTTGGACATTTATATATGGAATGGTTCatgtttattga
- the LOC123313508 gene encoding TBC1 domain family member 7, whose product MCAADERNFRSAYYEKVGCKNVEERKSLEILLKEKILDRVKLKQFCLRYSLPTVYRSFVWKICLGVLPVNTSCHAFISDQRKQEFNEMMRALTIMKQVDFNTQKSKQLYAGYLLQTDALKFDNNLNASRGFNEIVQFLLPFYKDDVELFWVAKGFFLNIHSFDHDFPKLIETIISFLEKEESGLFKHLKIIDALDNFPFDYYFDTFFANTLNYPALSKIWDKLCGGSCNIFVFVFISLLIHLKHFILKCKCLKEVLEILNKVNEDNAEVIFNKAIDMWQQGSHFTIHDKPKS is encoded by the exons ATGTGTGCAGCAGATGAGAGAAATTTTCGTTCTGCTTACTATGAAAAAGTCGGTTGTAAAAATGTCGAAGAAAGGAAATCTTTGGAAATATTACTCAAGGAAAAAATTCTAGATAGGgttaaattgaaacaattttgttTGAGATACAGTTTACCAACAGTCTACAGAAGTTTTGTTTGGAAAATCTGCTTAG GGGTCCTTCCAGTTAATACCTCATGCCATGCTTTTATAAGTGACCAACGTAAACAAGAGTTCAATGAAATGATGCGAGCATTAACGATTATGAAACAGGTTGATTTCAATACTCAAAAATCGAAACAGTTATATGCTGGATATCTTCTTCAAACTGATGCATTGAAATTCGATAATAATTTGAATGCCTCTAGGGGTTTCAATGAAATAGTTCAATTTCTTTTACCTTTCTACAAAGATGATGTAGAACTCTTTTGGGTGGCAAAGGGATTTTTCTTGAACATTCATTCATTTGACCATGACTTCCCTAAATTAATTGAAACGATTATCAGTTTTTTAGAAAAAGAGGAATCAGGTCTTTTCAAACATTTGAAGATAATAGATGCTCTCGATAATTTTCCATTTGACTACTACTTTGATACGTTCTTTGCGAACACGTTAAATTACCCTGCCTTATCAAA AATCTGGGATAAACTGTGTGGTGGATCATGTAATATATTTGTATTCGTCTTTATCTCACTGCTGATACATTTAAaacattttattttgaaatgcaAATGTTTGAAAGAGGTTCTGGAGATTTTGAACAAG GTTAATGAAGATAATGCTGaagttattttcaacaaagctATCGATATGTGGCAACAAGGTAGCCATTTCACAATTCACGATAAACCCAAGTCCTGA